The sequence GTGACCAGCAGCGTGGCCACCAGCCCGACCCCGACCAGCACCGGCACGATGTATTCCTGCGGGATCCGCACCACCTTCATCGAGAAGGTCGGAATCCGGCTGACCAGCAGCAGCGCGACGAAGACGGTCCACAGCCCGACCAGCAGCGGCGCCGCCCAGAAGCCGGACGAGAACTCGAAGCTGATCATCAGCGGCATCAGGATCAGAATGGCGCCCGCGGGCACCGGCACGCCGGTGAAGTAGTTGTAGGCGAAGGGCGGCAGGGTGGTGTCGTCCAGCGCCGTGTTGAAGCGCGCCAGGCGCAGCGCGGCGCAGACGGCGTAGGCCATGACCGCCAGCCAGCCCAGGCTGCCGGCATCCTGCATCATCCAGAGATAGAGGATGATCGCCGGGCTGACGCCGAAACTGACGATGTCGGCCAGGCTGTCCAGCTCGGCCCCGAACTTGCTCGACCCGCGCAGCAGCCGGGCGACGCGGCCGTCCAGCCCGTCCAGCACCGCGGCCACCAGGATCGCCGTCACCGCCTGCTCCCAGCGCT comes from Inquilinus sp. Marseille-Q2685 and encodes:
- the pssA gene encoding CDP-diacylglycerol--serine O-phosphatidyltransferase, with amino-acid sequence MMKPEHRRGPRPFRRRPVVRIRGLTINRLLPNILTTLALCAGLTAIRYAVHERWEQAVTAILVAAVLDGLDGRVARLLRGSSKFGAELDSLADIVSFGVSPAIILYLWMMQDAGSLGWLAVMAYAVCAALRLARFNTALDDTTLPPFAYNYFTGVPVPAGAILILMPLMISFEFSSGFWAAPLLVGLWTVFVALLLVSRIPTFSMKVVRIPQEYIVPVLVGVGLVATLLVTATWPTLVALGLIYVGSIFFSIRRYAHLKRQAALMMGDLDEEAPAAASAQQPPDRPDQPNAA